ttcctgtgTGCCAAGTACTTAGTTGGTAATACAAATATGAAATGCAAAGATAGATGTGACCTCCCTACTCACTGGGCCATCTGTCCCTATCTGTAGAGTGAGATGGTCAAAGAGCAAATGGACCTAATGCTCTCTTGAGCTCCCTTCCAGATCTGTAGCCTCTGACTTTCTATTTATTCCTCCTCTCTAGAGTTCAGTTTTCTCAAATTGAGAGTGAAGTCAGAACTAAACTCGGTCCCTATGTTCTCTTGGGCTCTACTTCCCTAGCTGTAGAATAGAGGGTGAGAAGGAACCAGAACTAAGTATCTCTAAGTTCCCAAACGAAGGAATGTttctttccctcatctgtaaaactgaaaaGTAGAGGTGGACACGGACCAAATGATCTGCTGCTCTAAACGAGGCAACCTCTCCTCTCAGGGGCTCAGTCTCCCTTCTtggtaaaagaaggaaggagttggTATGACAAGGAGGGAGCCCTTCTTGTATGTTAAAGGGGATGTCTCCTTCTCTTCTGTGATAAAGGGAGTGTCCCGGacccttttctctcccctatGATAAAGGAGATGTCTCCTCCTTCTGTAGGATACAGGGTGTCCCCAGTCCCTTGCCCTCCCCTATGATAAAGGGGGATGCTTCCCTGCTCCCGTTCGATAAAAGGacgccccccaccccccacggGCTTCTGCCCCCTAGTCCCGGGCGGTACGCACAGGCGCAGCGTGTTGTACATGCGCTGGCACACGGCCCGGATGCCCGCGCCATCCTTGCTGTCCCCGGACACCTCCTGCAGCAGCTCCCCCACGGCCTCCACCAGGTCGTCCACGGACTCGAAGTCGGCGCTGCCGCTGTGCAGGACGCCTGCGGACGAAGGAACCTGGAGGTCAGACGCGCCGACCCGGGGGCCCCCGCCGGCCCCTAGCCCGCTCCCAGTCCCGGCTTTGCTCACCTGTCACGTAGTCAAACACCTGTCCGTCGATCTCGGGGAACTCGCTCCTCAGGATATCGGCGCACGTCGCCATGTTCCAGCCGGGCCCTGCTTTGCGCAGGCGCCCTGAGGACGCCGACGCGCAGCCCCTGGCACACCCCGCCCCGCCCCCTCTTCCACGCAGGCGCCCTGCGGACCCTGAACGGACGCCGATTCTcaggccccgcccctccggctcCTCTCCTCAGCGCTAATTCCTCTGCGCAGGCGCCGTGAGGCCACCGACCTTCAGTTTCCGTCCCGCCCCTTCCGACTTTTCAACGCCACTCTCAAATCCTCGCGCGCAGGCGCCCTGCGATCGCTGACACGCTGTCGCCTCTCACTACGCCACACCCCCTCCGACTCCTCGACGCCCTTTCCCAAACGTCATGTGCAGGAACCGGGACTGGATCCTCGCGAGCGGCCCCGGCTCCACCCGCGCTTTGCTGAACTCAGCTGATCTCTGCCCCGCCCTTCTCCTCGCGCAGGCGCCTAAGTGCAGGAATTGTCACATCCTCTGCCCCTTCTTCCGCTCCTAGTCCAAACGTGCTGGCGCCGCGGTGGCGTCAGGGAGCGTAGAAGAGGAAAGGCTCGCGCTGGGGCAAAGGGGCGAGATTAAGTCAACGGCGGGCAGCCCTCTTCATCCCGGCATGCTTCGCGAGGACACGCCCTCCCGGCCGGCTTAGTCACGTGAACCGTGTCAGCACCTCCTGGGACTTGTGGTCCTGGGGGCGAGCGCGGTCCAGCCGGTGGCCCAAGGTCAGACAGGTACGGAGGGACCCGGCCCGGCCTTTGAAGAGGGCGGAGCCACTTCAGGCCGGCTCCTCTAGCGGCGGGGGGAGAAATCAATAAAGCCAAGCTGAGAAGTCTTGGGCTAGAACCAGCCCCAGATCTGCCGCCGAGAGGGTGCGCCCCTCTGAGCGAGAAAACGGGGCCAGGAAAGTTCGCGGTAGCAATCCGAGCCGGGGCTACAAATAGAAAGAGCATTTgggcggggggagggggcaggaagcGGACCCCTCCCTGCGTCTAGAACACGCACCCTCCTAGCTCCCCGTCCTGTAACTAGCCACtccccattccccccccccccccagcaagtAAGGATCCCAAAGGTGGTGAGGAAAAGGTCAAGGAATGACCACGTGGGGctgccccacccacccccactttGCAGAGGTTCCTCGGAGCCCCGGGTCTTCCCCCAGCGGCAGCCTATTTCCCCCTTGTACCCACCCCAGACAGCCCTATAGCAAGCTGGAGTGCCCCCAACACGGGCAGTTTTGACCCGACTTTGGGAGCAGATGAAGGCAGCTCCCTGCCAAGCCTTTTCCACCCTCCCAAGGCAAGACTTGAGGCCCAGAACCTCCGCTCTACAGAATTTATTGGGTTGATAACTGGACAAGTCACACGTGTACAAAATGGAGCTCACACTATCCCAAAGCAGGGGGCCGGAGGGAGGGGGGGCCGGGGCGGGAGGCAGTTACTGGCCTGTCAGGGAGGAGCAGAGGCGGGGGGCTCTGGCAACCCATGCCCCCCCCACCCCGGGAGAGGGGCAGAGGCACAGCTACCCAAGAGACCCTGGCCTGGCTTTGGTCACAAAACTCAAACAGAGCCCAGTGCTGGGCTGGGACGGACGAAATGAGGGTTAAGGAAATTCTGGGGCCCCAGGGAGCCCAAGGGACCACACTGTTCATCCCTTTCATGGTAGGGTCAGTCCAGACCTAGTCTAGGGGCTTGTGCAGGGGGTGTGCAGCGATGCAGGAAGGAGGAGACACCAACAGGGAGGAGTTGGGGCAGACAGCCCAGCCAGGCTCCTCTCCAGGGGGCACCCAGTTTGGTGAGGTGAGACCATGGCTGGGCAGCTAGCAGCGGGTTTCATAGATGCCACTGCGGCCAATGTAGCGGACCCATTTAATGACATCATGGTCGCTGTAGTTCAGCTTGGGTTCAAACACCTTCAAGTATCGAACTTTCAGGCCAGAGGGTGCAAATGGTACCTGGAAAGCAAGGAGGAAGTCAGGAGGCCTGCCCTGCTCTCTCTCCTTGACTTTGCCTGTGGAACCCCTTCAAGGCCTAGCCCCAGGGCCACGTTCTACTGGAGACCTTCATGTTTCCACTTGTTGGGTCTCTCACCCTGCTTCTCCCAAGCTGCAAAGATCTGCTCCCCCACCACTCcaggagaatgtaaactctttgagcaGGGACTTTGGGGGAGTGAACCCATGCATGCATGCCTGGTTGGGCCTCAGTGataccttaataaatgtttgttgaatgaatggcaCCTTCCCAGAGTCCTTCCTCCTGCCTATGTGGGTGCAAAGACCCACTTCAGTTTTGCCAGGGGCCTCATTTCCCAAACCAGGAATTGTAGCAATGCCTGGTGTGAGCTTAGCAAGGACTTTAGGCCCAAAAAGGTGCTTCTACCCACTGGTTTCTCTACAGAGCCTGCCTGGCTAAAGAGCCCAAGAATGCCCTCAATTATTTTCCAAAGTTCATAAGCAGGGATAAATAAGCCAGGAAAATTACAATGCAATTGGAGTTTGAAATGGTGGAAAGGAGGCTGGCAAAGTGGCAGCTCAGGGCTGCTCTGCTCCCTGGAGCAACTGAATGCAGCAGGGCAGGGCAAGTTCCTACAGAGCCCAAGTAGGGAGGTATTTCCTTCTAAAATGTTAATGTCAAGTGATCAAAAACTTTGAGTAGATAGGACAACTTTTCACTAAGAAAGTTaggcttccttttctctttagcCCCCCAATGTCTCACCCAGAGTGTCCTGTACACTCAGACCCCTATGCTTGGTTCTGTTGCTATATTCCTGGCTCTCTGGGTCCTGTCTGACCCTGGCTCTGCCTCTAACTGGCCTTAGCTGGGCCTCATTCCCAGTGAATAAGGTGGCTTCTGAGGACCTCAGTTGTCCTGCCCTGACATACCCACCTCAAAGttcatggagatgggaggtcgggcccatttcttcttgtcaTTAGTCGGTAAAAGCTCGATCTCGGCACTGATCTGCGATTCCTTCATTCCTGCCATACGCTTAATCCTATAGGCACAGAGTTAGAGACAGCTGCTTCTATGCCACCCTCTGGAAGGGCCCTCAAGGGAATCAGGGGCCAGCAGGTGACCATGACCAGGCCTTTGGAGTCTGGGCAAGTTGTACACTTAATTCTCTAGGCCTCAAATGCCTTATCTTTCAAATGGGCATAATGTCACCTGTTTGGTTTACCTTGAAGAAATATTGGAGGAAGAATGCCCATATGCTTGGGAATTATTTAAGATAGAACACTAAGGCATCGGGAGATGAGACAAGGCAGCAAAGGAAGGGGATTCAGAGGGATGCATTCTTGCGATGCAGATGAAGAGGTGTGCCcagaggacccccccccccatccccaccacACACTCACTTCCACACGATGGCATTCTCACTGGCCTTGTACTTGGCTTTTCCCTTCATGCAGATCACTTGAACCCCACTGGTGTTCAGTGGTGTTGGGATCCGGACCTGGGGGTCACAAGCCCATTATTATCAGCCCCAAGTCAGCATAAGGGCTCccttctccccatctcccttcTAGCTTCCTTCCCGCACCTCAATCTTCTGGGCCAGCAATGAAGGCTTGAAATTTGACTTAATGACAACTTTGACCTCCAGCTTGGTCCTTCCCACCTCCCGCACCAGGGGGATAACCCGGAATGGCAGGATGATGTCCTTGGTGGTCCGGTACCTGGAAAAAGAAGGATCAGGGGAGTCAGGAAGCAGTGGAGGCCCCGGGGGagcctcccccacccacccaatgCTGTACTTGCCTCATAAGCTCGAACTCTCCATCAGGGGGAATGAAGCTGATGCTTCGTTCCGAGTCAAACTTACTGAGCCTCACACACTGGTGGAAGGTACAGTCATCTATGGCAATGGACTGTTTCCCACTGCAGAAAAGGTAGAAGTCCAGGTGTGAGCAAGAAATGGCTGGGGGGCAGGAGGGAGACACAAGAAGAGGGACAAAAACTGGCCTCATTGGGCCTTCTAAGGAAACTGGTCCAGGGGTCTGAGAAGAATCTCTCCAGAGCTTAGCCTACAGCTGTGAGGGGCCCAGCCAAGAACTTCATCTCCCAAGTTTTGGGCAGCTGCCCTGGGGCTCGGTAACCAAGGAACTGTCAAAAGACCAAACCCTGCACCCTGTGCCACCCTCACCCCTCTAGGGCCTCTGCCTACCTCTTGCCTGTTTCATCAGCAGTTCCCTTGCCCTGCTTCTCAATGACAATCTTGTCATTCATCCCAAACTTGCACTCGGGCATGCCACTCAGGTAGCTCTTCATCACAACCCGGCCAGACACGTGGGCACTCAGCACCTGccctggggagagggagagggaaagggagagtcAGGCCAGGCTGTCTGGAGAGCAACTTTCAAAAGCAAGGGGTCCAGGCCAGGGCCCACCTCCGAGGCCTGCCCTCACCTTGAGGAGACATGAGCAAGTTGACGCTCTCCAGCACATCCAGGAAGAGCTCGTTCCGACGATATTTGATGCCCTCACGGCGCCAACCGATCTGCCCTGTCACCTGgctggtgatttgagactgtTCTTCCTTTGTCTGgatggaggaggtggggaggggtcACAGGAAGCTCAGTGCCAGCCCCAACTCCAACCCGAGTCTCCCTTGAATCCTGCCCACCCGCCTCCCAAATCCAGGAGGAGCCAGGCAGAGTTTGAGGAAGGAAGCCGAGGCACCCGCGGCTTACCTGATGCTTAAGAAAGGCCATGGGGGACAGGAAGAGTCCCCGGAGAGAATCCATATGGgaacagaaggaaagaggaaagaagaggagcaGGTCAGGCGCAGCCCCAGAGGGGCACTCACTGGCTCACCAACCCTGGGGCCCCCAGGCCAAGCCACAGAAAAGCAATTACCTAGGGCCAGGAGGCTCTGGTGGCCTAAGGGCCTCTTCCCTCCCCTGGCCAGGCCCCAAGGGCTGggcttcctcttccctccccatgcCAGGAAGAAGAGAGCTATGCCTGGATTCTTTGAAATAGGGATGGCGACTCAGCTGATCTCCCTTGGACTGGGAGAAGGCCAAGCAGCCTCTCAGAAGAGCCAGTAATCATGGCAACTGGACCAGCTCAGCACTTTCAAACCCTGAGTAGCTCTGGTACCGTACCTGGCTCTTAATGCCTTGCTGAGTGATGAAGGTCTTCAGAGCCCCAGTCTCGGAGTTCTGTGGGTAGCCGAAGTCCAGGATCTCTGTGGGGGAGAAAACACTGGCCCTTAGTGTACAGGCTCCCCTCCTCCCTACCCAGGGCTGGCTGGGCATAAGCACCCCTGAGTGGCTCCCAGAGGCACCAGCTTGGTGGCTTTTTCTTGGGGCTGATATTTTGGCAGGGAAACATGCTCCAAAGCCAAAGAACAGGCAGGCGGGCAGCCCTTGGCCCTGGAAACCAGAAAGGGGCACGGACCCGAGAGGTTTCCCCTGAGTGGAGTGACAGCGCGTTCTGGGGCTCCCCAGCCCCCCTCACCATCCAGCAGCTCGTAGATGAGCACAAAGTTGTTCTTGATGTTTTCCTCACTGATCTTGCCAAAGTAGGCCGCCATGACATCACACATCTTGTAGAGGAACTCGAAGACCATGGCGGCGTTGACATTTTGCTTGGTGACAGCCGCCAGCCAGATGTTGGATCGCTTGACATGGAAGAAGCTGGTGCGGGCGATGTTGGTGACCGGGGAGCGCACCTGCTGCCTCGCGTGGATCACGTTGACGCGGAAGGCGTCCACGGCGTTTCGCCTGGGGAGGGGAAGCCAGGAGGGGGAGCACAGAGGCTGCTCAGGGCTTGGCAGGGCATCGGTCCGGGGCGCCACCCCAGCTGCCACCAGCCCCCGGCCCTCCCTCACAAGAGCGGCCACCCTTCTTGCTAGGGTCACGGGACTAGAGAAGGGCAGGCCCAACAGTATGTGACTGCCAGGCCTGGGCCTAAGTCCCCCGCTAGGTGCCAGCCCCATCTCCCTGGTGAAACGGACATTCAGCTTGCCCAAGAAAACTCTATGGAGGAAAAGATGAACAATCCAAATGGCTCTCCTAGAGGCCATCTTGTTAGCTGGCCCCCAAAGGGCCAAAGAGGTGGCCCACcatctggggaggggagggggccaCCCAGAGCCAACCTGGATCGGGATTTGATTCCTGGGCaagtggagggagagggaagaggaaggtcAAAAGTCAGGGTTGTGGGCAAGATGCCCCATGCCCACCTATGCCAAAGGCTGCAGCTGGCAGGCCGCTTACCTATTGCTATGGCAGCCAATGAGatgggatgagaaaaatgatgcCAGCGAGGAGAATAGTGACAGCAACAAGAGAAAGGGTTAGACAGACACCCAGACACACAGACACGCAGACAAAGGAGGTGCACCAATCAGGCTCAGGCAGAGGCCTTGGAGAGAGACGAGGATGCCCAGCAAGGGCCTGGCATGCAGAGGGCAGCAAGGCCATCGGGGTGGGCAAAACAAATGTTCCTTGAGCCTCGCAAGTCAAAGCAACTGCTGACCCCTCTTAGCACCCACTGCCGCACTGACTTCACCACATCGCAGTGTACGGGGGAGCCTAGCCCTGGGCTGGAGCTGGGCACCCCCAGAGAAGAGATCAGCTTACAGCAGTGGGTCCTGGCGAGGGTTTTAGAAGTAGCTCCACTGGCGGTCAGATCCCTCTAACTGGACTGCCTGAGCCAgggaagccaggcctagaagggCCCTCAGAGATCACCTACCTTCTTCCTcacttttac
The window above is part of the Gracilinanus agilis isolate LMUSP501 chromosome 4, AgileGrace, whole genome shotgun sequence genome. Proteins encoded here:
- the AP2M1 gene encoding AP-2 complex subunit mu isoform X3; translated protein: MIGGLFIYNHKGEVLISRVYRDDIGRNAVDAFRVNVIHARQQVRSPVTNIARTSFFHVKRSNIWLAAVTKQNVNAAMVFEFLYKMCDVMAAYFGKISEENIKNNFVLIYELLDEILDFGYPQNSETGALKTFITQQGIKSQTKEEQSQITSQVTGQIGWRREGIKYRRNELFLDVLESVNLLMSPQGQVLSAHVSGRVVMKSYLSGMPECKFGMNDKIVIEKQGKGTADETGKSGKQSIAIDDCTFHQCVRLSKFDSERSISFIPPDGEFELMRYRTTKDIILPFRVIPLVREVGRTKLEVKVVIKSNFKPSLLAQKIEVRIPTPLNTSGVQVICMKGKAKYKASENAIVWKIKRMAGMKESQISAEIELLPTNDKKKWARPPISMNFEVPFAPSGLKVRYLKVFEPKLNYSDHDVIKWVRYIGRSGIYETRC
- the AP2M1 gene encoding AP-2 complex subunit mu isoform X2, which gives rise to MIGGLFIYNHKGEVLISRVYRDDIGRNAVDAFRVNVIHARQQVRSPVTNIARTSFFHVKRSNIWLAAVTKQNVNAAMVFEFLYKMCDVMAAYFGKISEENIKNNFVLIYELLDEILDFGYPQNSETGALKTFITQQGIKSQHQTKEEQSQITSQVTGQIGWRREGIKYRRNELFLDVLESVNLLMSPQGQVLSAHVSGRVVMKSYLSGMPECKFGMNDKIVIEKQGKGTADETGKSGKQSIAIDDCTFHQCVRLSKFDSERSISFIPPDGEFELMRYRTTKDIILPFRVIPLVREVGRTKLEVKVVIKSNFKPSLLAQKIEVRIPTPLNTSGVQVICMKGKAKYKASENAIVWKIKRMAGMKESQISAEIELLPTNDKKKWARPPISMNFEVPFAPSGLKVRYLKVFEPKLNYSDHDVIKWVRYIGRSGIYETRC
- the AP2M1 gene encoding AP-2 complex subunit mu isoform X1, encoding MIGGLFIYNHKGEVLISRVYRDDIGEGRGLVAAGVAPRTDALPSPEQPLCSPSWLPLPRRNAVDAFRVNVIHARQQVRSPVTNIARTSFFHVKRSNIWLAAVTKQNVNAAMVFEFLYKMCDVMAAYFGKISEENIKNNFVLIYELLDEILDFGYPQNSETGALKTFITQQGIKSQHQTKEEQSQITSQVTGQIGWRREGIKYRRNELFLDVLESVNLLMSPQGQVLSAHVSGRVVMKSYLSGMPECKFGMNDKIVIEKQGKGTADETGKSGKQSIAIDDCTFHQCVRLSKFDSERSISFIPPDGEFELMRYRTTKDIILPFRVIPLVREVGRTKLEVKVVIKSNFKPSLLAQKIEVRIPTPLNTSGVQVICMKGKAKYKASENAIVWKIKRMAGMKESQISAEIELLPTNDKKKWARPPISMNFEVPFAPSGLKVRYLKVFEPKLNYSDHDVIKWVRYIGRSGIYETRC